From a region of the Rhipicephalus microplus isolate Deutch F79 chromosome X, USDA_Rmic, whole genome shotgun sequence genome:
- the LOC119176892 gene encoding ankyrin repeat and LEM domain-containing protein 2-like, which produces MMQASKATVASTESKMSSTDAAAPVAYFGVSLEAGTTLCDDDELPLIFSDLASALRCLKKYRGARFKAFGSREDAIAFSITPADTAVKSTELPNCASAALVGETSSNYPAPASQDLVRLRKAVEDGDAAFFKQTVWSNPRYLVGSGDTPTILQEGYRYNALHVACTKGKATLVQLLLNTLQDAHFIELLYPDSSIDVRNWRKMFLLDRYLNTPEKGHCETPLHFACKFGCYEAVELLVELPECDRNSRNKEGKVPRDIICDRMPSATVNFKKRMDSLFEERLFVPVLRSEDNSVAPTVGEPFSPRASPMLSPTASLLVTSRSIMATAGPMSPTEARRMYHQWKTPTRRHTGFKEPLSPMEKVRLADIEKGLERIGRGLAKEMKVPWSEYWSFLDCWCNLASPEGLGKLEAHLRCKRSQVVSERLSQENFPVASDKLSICCPISKLCEAFGDLKLGREFEKSCGSMQGSQNHFNDVKMPKTLDEKAASASEPGCTLLKRGASYKGVPPIVQCLTGVLFGWAVAHDTGPGAEAELSLQLNEQVLPELAHLERTGGPEQWWLHSWLCREVHILLYDSLNPSERQNLCRALRTQSPPLSSNQAVPASPSSTDDEDDGGSVSDHGSRLYRQPSNRRSTGTLKRHLQCVLRSLCAFLETDSAYAEPCLCFQGTTGSPESDFLRDSHARPVEEEEDADEVFFTPPISPCSSSGSSPEAHTPDEGPPFFIEGSRPSKLDLDVLRALEPSLLEPNFVNPITYPCVYQWMQVVRSFPKETTSSWLSPMVTHLRRSLRTLSPESPCSSGDGTPDGWRTPQRKSLSTQERPRVLWSSSPGHP; this is translated from the coding sequence ATGatgcaagcaagcaaggcaaccGTTGCTTCCACCGAGTCCAAGATGTCGTCGACGGATGCCGCCGCACCGGTGGCGTATTTCGGCGTATCCTTGGAAGCAGGTACGACTCTCTGCGATGATGATGAGCTGCCCCTGATTTTTTCGGACCTCGCTTCGGCATTACGCTGCTTGAAAAAGTATCGGGGTGCTCGATTTAAGGCTTTTGGATCCAGGGAGGACGCAATAGCCTTCAGCATTACACCAGCAGATACAGCTGTGAAAAGTACAGAACTGCCGAACTGCGCGTCCGCAGCACTTGTCGGGGAAACGAGCAGCAACTACCCAGCTCCTGCAAGCCAGGACTTAGTCAGGCTGCGCAAAGCTGTGGAGGACGGAGACGCAGCCTTCTTCAAGCAAACTGTTTGGTCGAATCCTCGCTACCTTGTTGGAAGTGGAGACACGCCGACGATCTTGCAGGAAGGTTACAGGTACAATGCACTACATGTTGCGTGTACCAAGGGGAAGGCCACACTGGTTCAGTTACTACTGAACACCCTGCAGGATGCACATTTCATCGAGCTCCTTTACCCAGATAGCAGCATCGATGTGAGGAACTGGCGGAAGATGTTTCTACTGGACCGCTACCTGAACACGCCAGAAAAGGGGCATTGTGAGACACCACTTCACTTTGCCTGCAAGTTTGGATGCTATGAGGCAGTGGAGCTTCTGGTAGAACTTCCCGAGTGCGATCGAAACAGCCGCAATAAAGAAGGAAAAGTGCCACGGGATATCATTTGCGACCGAATGCCATCGGCAACTGTGAATTTCAAGAAGAGGATGGACTCCTTGTTTGAAGAACGGTTGTTTGTGCCAGTGCTTCGGTCCGAGGACAACTCGGTGGCACCGACAGTCGGGGAACCATTCTCTCCCCGAGCATCACCCATGCTGAGTCCTACGGCGAGCCTGCTTGTCACCTCGCGGAGCATCATGGCCACTGCGGGACCTATGTCTCCCACTGAGGCCCGTAGAATGTACCACCAGTGGAAGACTCCGACGCGGCGGCACACTGGCTTCAAGGAACCGCTCTCGCCCATGGAGAAAGTGCGACTTGCTGACATTGAGAAGGGGCTAGAGCGTATTGGTCGTGGCCTTGCCAAGGAAATGAAGGTGCCTTGGAGCGAGTACTGGTCTTTCCTTGACTGCTGGTGCAACTTGGCTTCTCCAGAGGGCTTAGGGAAACTTGAGGCCCACCTACGATGCAAGCGTTCACAGGTAGTGTCTGAACGATTGTCTCAAGAGAATTTTCCAGTGGCATCTGATAAACTGTCGATATGCTGTCCAATCAGCAAGCTTTGCGAAGCCTTCGGTGACCTCAAACTGGGCCGGGAATTTGAGAAGAGCTGCGGCAGCATGCAGGGGAGCCAGAACCACTTCAATGACGTCAAGATGCCGAAGACTCTCGATGAAAAGGCAGCTTCAGCATCAGAGCCAGGCTGCACTCTTCTTAAGCGTGGGGCATCCTATAAGGGTGTTCCCCCAATAGTTCAGTGCTTGACAGGGGTACTATTCGGCTGGGCAGTTGCCCACGACACAGGCCCAGGGGCCGAGGCGGAGCTCTCTTTGCAGCTAAATGAGCAGGTTCTGCCAGAGCTGGCCCACCTGGAGCGCACTGGTGGACCTGAGCAGTGGTGGTTACACTCTTGGCTGTGCCGGGAAGTGCACATACTTCTGTATGACAGCCTGAATCCATCCGAACGGCAAAATTTGTGCCGCGCCCTGCGCACACAGTCACCACCTCTGTCCTCGAACCAAGCAGTCCCCGCTTCTCCGTCCTCCACCGATGACGAAGATGACGGTGGCAGTGTCAGCGACCATGGCTCTCGGCTTTATCGACAGCCTTCGAACCGTCGGAGCACCGGGACTCTAAAGCGGCACCTGCAGTGTGTTCTGCGTTCTCTGTGTGCCTTTTTGGAGACTGACTCAGCTTATGCGGAACCTTGCCTGTGCTTTCAAGGAACAACGGGAAGTCCGGAAAGTGATTTTCTTAGGGATTCCCATGCGCGACctgtggaggaggaggaagacgcAGACGAAGTGTTTTTCACCCCTCCTATCAGCCCTTGCAGCTCGAGTGGATCATCACCTGAGGCACACACTCCGGACGAGGGCCCACCCTTCTTTATAGAAGGATCTCGTCCCAGTAAATTGGACTTAGACGTGCTGAGGGCCCTGGAGCCAAGTCTGTTGGAGCCAAATTTTGTTAACCCTATCACCTATCCTTGTGTGTACCAGTGGATGCAAGTTGTGCGCTCATTCCCAAAGGAAACCACTTCAAGCTGGCTGAGTCCTATGGTGACTCACCTGAGGCGCAGCCTGCGCACGTTATCTCCGGAATCTCCATGTTCCAGCGGAGACGGCACGCCGGACGGATGGCGCACGCCCCAGAGAAAATCACTGAGCACTCAAGAGCGCCCAAGAGTGCTTTGGAGTAGCAGTCCCGGACACCCGTGA